Proteins found in one Cellulomonas palmilytica genomic segment:
- a CDS encoding glycosyltransferase produces MNSTRPPHDPAANPATTPDPTTGLGAPVVDLGGPATAPVPTTTSVTAVLVTRGRTPYLATTLDALAGQSRRPSRVLVVDVAPRTDDPEGPLPLTVERAFAVAASAHTGPLPEVRVLQAPHARTFGQAVRDALASDDGARTTWLWLLHDDSAPAPTALAELARAVARAPSVVVAGAKQHTWTDPVRLLELGVRTDRSGRRMTDVEPGELDQGQHDARDDVLGVGTAGALVRRDAWDELGGPDPALGPFGDGLDLSRRARLAGHRVVVVPSAVVRHAQASYLGLRGAGPSGLDADGDGEDDSADPRRSFAARRRALTHQRLSTAPLPFVPFVVVLALVSAVVRCLVQVAAKQPGLAVDELRGPLEALARPGAVAAARRRARRTRRLPRRALRPLQATWRDVWRQARDRRLARREARRVVQAPSELELRELAALASRRRAGLATVLVALVAVSAVAFGPLVAAVGRGARLVGGGLLPLADGLGDLWAAATSSWVSGGLGGPGPVDALLGALVVPTTLAGGRPSVAVALVVLGSVVLAGLGAWAAAGAATRAVTSRAWAAVVWAGAPALLLAVGDGRLGPVLAHVLLPWVALGIARAVGVQRVDLVLSGVATARRRDDEPRRAPERHAPDEPGTSAPSDDGAADDGAADDGAADDGAADDSAADDGAAEDGAADDGADETTDSQRAAADARAAAAETRRSRRDERVAARAERARAAGVTATETDWVGAARPTGSVTAAAAAALAFAGVVAGAPALLLPGVLAVLVAAACAPRYRRRVALVVVPALVVAGPLLVEAFSRGATGVRLLVADPGLSVATRPEGAFERLLGLPGAAGALVPESVPDGVVTRAWPLALGAVVLGLAALALLRGAVARGVRLGWAVAAVALAAATLVSLLPVGVQDGVVAYGWTGPALSLALLGLLMAALLGADGVLRRLSRHAFGWRQAGVGVVAVVALAVPVAWLAGWGVQARDGAALAVTASERTVVPAVGRQAQGSANASRVLALARDADGTVTWQLLRADGPQLVDVAAAVATRAVEGPADAPHGADADAATQEVDALVARLAAGASGDVAGPLGALAVGDVLVPVLPDGLSEEDEAAADRERDALVAELDSTAGLERVTQNASGILWRVQPAAPVGGGEAPDVVTAWARVVPGGDVRDVATDAVAVDARGRSVDTRVGKGAPGRLLVLAERADPHWHATLDGVALRSVDNGWRQTFELGPSGGHLVVGHDAPQRTTWLVVDAVVLGLTVLLAMPVRRRRAGR; encoded by the coding sequence ATGAACTCCACCCGCCCGCCGCACGACCCCGCGGCGAACCCCGCGACGACGCCTGACCCGACGACCGGCCTGGGCGCGCCCGTCGTCGACCTCGGGGGTCCGGCGACCGCACCCGTCCCGACGACGACGTCGGTCACCGCGGTCCTCGTCACCCGCGGGCGGACCCCGTACCTCGCGACCACGCTCGACGCGCTCGCGGGCCAGTCCCGCCGTCCGTCGCGCGTGCTCGTCGTCGACGTCGCCCCGCGCACCGACGACCCCGAGGGCCCGTTGCCGCTCACGGTGGAGCGTGCGTTCGCCGTGGCCGCGTCCGCGCACACCGGGCCGCTGCCCGAGGTGCGGGTGCTGCAGGCACCGCACGCGCGCACCTTCGGCCAGGCGGTGCGCGACGCGCTCGCGTCCGACGACGGCGCGCGCACCACCTGGCTGTGGCTCCTGCACGACGACAGCGCGCCCGCACCGACCGCGCTCGCCGAGCTCGCTCGCGCCGTGGCCCGTGCGCCGTCCGTGGTGGTCGCGGGCGCCAAGCAGCACACGTGGACCGACCCCGTCCGCCTGCTCGAGCTGGGCGTGCGCACGGACCGCTCCGGGCGGCGCATGACGGACGTCGAGCCGGGCGAGCTCGACCAGGGCCAGCACGACGCGCGCGACGACGTGCTGGGTGTCGGGACCGCGGGAGCGCTCGTGCGCCGCGACGCGTGGGACGAGCTCGGCGGCCCCGACCCCGCGCTGGGCCCGTTCGGCGACGGGCTCGACCTGTCGCGGCGCGCCCGGCTCGCCGGGCACCGGGTCGTCGTCGTGCCGAGCGCCGTGGTCCGGCACGCGCAGGCCTCCTACCTGGGGCTGCGGGGCGCGGGGCCCTCGGGCCTCGACGCGGACGGCGACGGCGAGGACGACAGCGCCGACCCGCGCCGCTCGTTCGCGGCCCGCCGCCGCGCGCTGACGCATCAGCGCCTGTCCACCGCCCCGCTGCCGTTCGTCCCGTTCGTCGTGGTGCTCGCGCTCGTGAGCGCGGTCGTGCGCTGCCTCGTGCAGGTCGCCGCCAAGCAGCCGGGCCTCGCGGTCGACGAGCTGCGCGGACCCCTCGAGGCGCTCGCCCGCCCCGGTGCCGTCGCCGCCGCGCGCCGCCGCGCCCGTCGCACCCGCCGGCTCCCTCGACGCGCCCTGCGACCGCTGCAGGCGACGTGGCGCGACGTCTGGCGCCAGGCGCGCGACCGTCGGCTCGCGCGCCGCGAGGCGAGGCGCGTGGTCCAGGCGCCCTCCGAGCTCGAGCTGCGCGAGCTCGCCGCGCTCGCGTCGCGGCGCCGGGCCGGGCTCGCGACCGTTCTCGTCGCGCTCGTCGCGGTCTCCGCGGTCGCGTTCGGCCCGCTCGTCGCGGCGGTCGGACGCGGCGCCCGGCTCGTCGGCGGCGGGCTGCTGCCGCTCGCGGACGGGCTCGGTGACCTGTGGGCCGCCGCGACGTCGAGCTGGGTGTCCGGCGGGCTCGGCGGACCCGGCCCCGTGGACGCGCTGCTCGGCGCGCTCGTCGTCCCGACGACGCTCGCGGGCGGACGCCCGTCGGTCGCCGTCGCGCTCGTCGTGCTCGGCTCGGTGGTGCTCGCGGGCCTCGGGGCGTGGGCCGCGGCGGGTGCCGCGACGCGCGCCGTGACGTCCCGCGCGTGGGCCGCGGTCGTGTGGGCCGGTGCGCCCGCGCTGCTGCTCGCGGTCGGCGACGGCCGCCTGGGGCCGGTCCTCGCGCACGTCCTGCTGCCGTGGGTCGCGCTCGGGATCGCGCGCGCGGTCGGGGTGCAGCGCGTGGACCTCGTCCTGTCCGGCGTCGCGACCGCGCGCCGACGCGACGACGAGCCGCGCCGCGCGCCCGAGCGGCACGCTCCGGACGAGCCGGGTACCTCAGCGCCTTCCGACGACGGCGCTGCTGACGACGGTGCTGCTGACGACGGTGCTGCTGACGACGGTGCTGCCGACGACAGTGCTGCTGACGACGGTGCTGCCGAGGACGGTGCTGCCGACGACGGCGCCGACGAGACGACCGACTCGCAGCGGGCCGCCGCCGACGCGCGCGCCGCCGCGGCCGAGACGCGCCGCTCCCGGCGCGACGAGCGCGTCGCGGCACGCGCCGAACGTGCCCGCGCGGCGGGCGTCACCGCCACCGAGACCGACTGGGTGGGCGCGGCCCGGCCGACCGGCTCGGTGACCGCCGCGGCCGCCGCCGCCCTCGCGTTCGCGGGTGTGGTCGCGGGCGCGCCGGCGCTGCTGCTGCCCGGGGTGCTCGCGGTCCTCGTCGCGGCGGCGTGCGCGCCGCGGTACCGGCGGCGGGTCGCACTCGTCGTCGTCCCTGCGCTCGTCGTCGCGGGCCCGCTGCTCGTCGAGGCGTTCTCGCGCGGCGCGACGGGCGTGCGGCTGCTGGTCGCCGACCCCGGCCTGAGCGTCGCGACCCGGCCCGAGGGCGCGTTCGAGCGCCTGCTCGGCCTGCCGGGCGCGGCGGGTGCGCTCGTCCCGGAGAGCGTCCCGGACGGGGTGGTCACCCGCGCGTGGCCGCTCGCGCTCGGCGCGGTCGTGCTCGGTCTCGCGGCGCTCGCGCTCCTGCGCGGCGCGGTCGCGCGCGGCGTGCGGCTCGGCTGGGCCGTCGCGGCGGTCGCGCTCGCGGCCGCGACGCTCGTGTCCCTGCTCCCCGTGGGCGTGCAGGACGGGGTGGTCGCGTACGGCTGGACCGGCCCTGCGCTCTCGCTCGCGCTGCTCGGCCTCCTCATGGCCGCGTTGCTGGGTGCCGACGGCGTGCTGCGCCGGCTCTCGCGCCACGCGTTCGGCTGGCGGCAGGCCGGGGTCGGGGTCGTCGCGGTCGTCGCGCTCGCCGTCCCCGTGGCGTGGCTCGCCGGGTGGGGTGTGCAGGCACGCGACGGCGCCGCGCTGGCCGTCACCGCGTCCGAGCGCACGGTCGTGCCCGCCGTCGGGCGGCAGGCACAGGGGTCGGCGAACGCGTCGCGCGTGCTCGCGCTCGCGCGTGACGCCGACGGCACCGTGACCTGGCAGCTCCTGCGTGCGGACGGTCCGCAGCTCGTGGACGTCGCCGCCGCGGTCGCGACGCGCGCCGTCGAGGGACCCGCGGACGCGCCCCACGGCGCCGACGCCGACGCCGCGACGCAGGAGGTCGACGCGCTCGTCGCGCGGCTCGCCGCCGGCGCGAGCGGCGACGTCGCCGGCCCGCTCGGGGCGCTCGCGGTCGGCGACGTGCTCGTCCCCGTCCTGCCCGACGGCCTGTCCGAGGAGGACGAAGCGGCGGCCGACCGCGAGCGGGACGCGCTCGTCGCCGAGCTCGACTCGACCGCCGGCCTCGAGCGCGTCACGCAGAACGCGTCGGGCATCCTGTGGCGCGTGCAGCCCGCGGCGCCGGTGGGCGGCGGCGAGGCGCCCGACGTGGTCACCGCGTGGGCGCGTGTCGTGCCCGGCGGCGACGTGCGGGACGTCGCGACGGACGCCGTCGCGGTGGACGCGCGCGGACGCTCGGTCGACACGCGCGTCGGGAAGGGTGCGCCGGGACGTCTGCTGGTGCTCGCCGAGCGCGCCGACCCGCACTGGCACGCGACGCTCGACGGGGTCGCGCTGCGCTCGGTCGACAACGGCTGGCGGCAGACGTTCGAGCTCGGTCCGTCGGGCGGGCACCTCGTGGTCGGGCACGACGCGCCGCAGCGCACGACGTGGCTCGTCGTCGACGCGGTCGTCCTCGGCCTGACGGTGCTGCTGGCGATGCCGGTACGACGACGGAGGGCGGGCCGATGA
- a CDS encoding WhiB family transcriptional regulator — MWNLLDDDGATSEFPSDAHRQAPVAASNVLSLFGTPDDDGPMGWQERALCAQTDPEAFFPEKGGSTREAKKVCSGCDVRAECLEYALANDERFGIWGGLSERERRKLKRRVV, encoded by the coding sequence ATGTGGAACCTGCTCGACGATGACGGGGCCACGTCCGAGTTCCCCTCCGACGCGCACCGCCAGGCGCCCGTCGCGGCGTCGAACGTCCTGTCGCTGTTCGGCACGCCGGACGACGACGGCCCGATGGGCTGGCAGGAGCGCGCTCTGTGCGCCCAGACCGACCCCGAGGCGTTCTTCCCGGAGAAGGGCGGTTCGACGCGCGAGGCCAAGAAGGTGTGCTCGGGCTGCGACGTCCGCGCGGAGTGCCTCGAGTACGCCCTGGCGAACGACGAGCGCTTCGGCATCTGGGGCGGGCTGTCCGAGCGCGAGCGCCGCAAGCTCAAGCGCCGCGTCGTCTGA
- a CDS encoding TIGR03089 family protein, translated as MPSDTPADAPERAPEQPPVPRDTAGLLQLLTADPGRPRLTWYGDDGERVELSGAVLANWVAKTTNLLVEELDAGPGTRVGSDLPPHWRTVLWALATWRAGATLVVPAAAPDEVPGEVPDDLPDEVPDDVDVLVTTSAPAAPTRAALVVVTLAALARRADGPLPAGAVDAAAAVMTYADQLGWVPPGEPARAALTTTPEDPTSPVSHADLATWWSGEDAPRARVLLAPRTGVAGWLRDVARVLAADGSLVLLSPARAARLAQDDAERERLVTTERVTRTAL; from the coding sequence ATGCCCTCCGACACCCCCGCGGACGCCCCCGAGCGGGCCCCCGAGCAGCCCCCGGTCCCGCGCGACACGGCCGGTCTCCTGCAGCTCCTGACCGCCGACCCGGGCCGCCCACGTCTCACCTGGTACGGCGACGACGGCGAGCGGGTCGAGCTGTCGGGCGCGGTGCTCGCGAACTGGGTCGCCAAGACCACCAACCTGCTCGTCGAGGAGCTCGACGCGGGCCCCGGCACCCGGGTCGGCAGCGACCTGCCGCCGCACTGGCGCACCGTGCTGTGGGCGCTGGCGACGTGGCGCGCGGGCGCGACGCTCGTCGTCCCCGCCGCGGCGCCCGACGAGGTGCCCGGCGAGGTGCCCGACGACCTGCCCGACGAGGTGCCCGACGACGTCGACGTGCTCGTCACGACGAGCGCCCCCGCCGCCCCGACCCGCGCCGCGCTCGTCGTCGTGACGCTCGCCGCGCTCGCGCGCCGCGCGGACGGGCCGCTTCCCGCCGGGGCGGTCGACGCCGCGGCCGCGGTCATGACGTACGCGGACCAGCTCGGCTGGGTACCGCCGGGCGAGCCCGCGCGTGCGGCCCTCACGACGACGCCCGAGGACCCGACCTCCCCCGTGTCGCACGCGGACCTCGCGACCTGGTGGTCCGGCGAGGACGCGCCGCGCGCCCGCGTGCTGCTCGCGCCGCGCACCGGCGTCGCCGGCTGGCTGCGCGACGTCGCGCGCGTGCTCGCGGCGGACGGCTCGCTCGTCCTGCTCTCCCCCGCACGTGCCGCGCGGCTCGCGCAGGACGACGCCGAGCGCGAGCGCCTCGTGACGACCGAGCGGGTCACGCGCACCGCGCTGTGA
- a CDS encoding acyltransferase, protein MNVRIVASADVDPTATIGDGTSVWHLAQVRDGATLGEGCVVGRGAYIGSGVRVGDHCKIQNYALVYEPAVLEDGVFVGPAAVLTNDEFPRAVNPDGSAKSAHDWTAVGVTLREGASVGARAVCVAPVTVGRWATVAAGAVVTKDVPDHALVAGVPARRLKWVGRAGVPLEDAGGGVFRCPVTGEVYDEHDGVLTRRASADEEQDA, encoded by the coding sequence GTGAACGTGCGCATCGTGGCGTCCGCTGACGTCGATCCCACCGCGACGATCGGCGACGGGACGTCCGTCTGGCACCTCGCGCAGGTCCGTGACGGCGCGACGCTCGGCGAGGGCTGCGTCGTCGGCCGCGGCGCCTACATCGGCTCCGGTGTGCGGGTCGGCGACCACTGCAAGATCCAGAACTACGCGCTCGTGTACGAGCCCGCGGTCCTCGAGGACGGCGTGTTCGTCGGGCCCGCGGCGGTGCTGACCAACGACGAGTTCCCGCGTGCGGTCAACCCCGACGGCTCGGCCAAGAGCGCGCACGACTGGACCGCGGTCGGCGTCACGCTGCGCGAGGGGGCGTCGGTCGGCGCGCGCGCGGTGTGCGTCGCACCCGTGACGGTCGGACGCTGGGCCACGGTCGCCGCGGGCGCGGTCGTGACGAAGGACGTGCCGGACCACGCGCTCGTCGCGGGCGTCCCGGCGCGCCGGCTCAAGTGGGTCGGTCGCGCGGGGGTGCCGCTCGAGGACGCCGGCGGCGGCGTGTTCCGCTGCCCCGTCACGGGCGAGGTCTACGACGAGCACGACGGCGTGCTGACGCGACGCGCGTCGGCGGACGAGGAGCAGGACGCATGA
- a CDS encoding DegT/DnrJ/EryC1/StrS family aminotransferase gives MSGTTPTTIPAAKPLIGDEERAAVDRVLRSGMIAQGPEVAAFEKEFGDALVGGRACVAVSSGTTGLHLGLLAAGIGPGDEVIVPSFTFAATANSVALTGATPVFADIDPLTYCLDPASVEAAITDRTAAIMPVHLYGHPADVTALGALAQAHGLQLFEDAAQAHGATWQGEPVGSFGTFAMFSLYPTKNMTSGEGGMVSCATPEVVRQVQLLRNQGMERRYENEVVGFNARMTDVHAAIGRVQLGKLPAWTAQRQANATFLSENLEGIGVPHVAPGATHVWHQYTIRVPQDRDGFAKALLAEHGVGSGVYYPIPNHQLPSFGLEFDLPVTREACEQVLSLPVHPALSTDDLERVVAGVNAVAKAGA, from the coding sequence ATGAGCGGAACGACGCCCACCACGATCCCGGCGGCCAAGCCGCTGATCGGTGACGAGGAGCGCGCCGCGGTCGACCGCGTGCTGCGCTCCGGGATGATCGCGCAGGGACCCGAGGTCGCCGCGTTCGAGAAGGAGTTCGGCGACGCGCTCGTCGGCGGGCGCGCGTGCGTGGCCGTCAGCTCGGGCACCACGGGCCTGCACCTCGGTCTGCTCGCCGCGGGCATCGGCCCGGGCGACGAGGTGATCGTCCCGTCGTTCACGTTCGCTGCGACCGCCAACTCGGTCGCGCTCACGGGCGCGACGCCCGTGTTCGCTGACATCGACCCGCTGACCTACTGCCTCGACCCCGCGTCGGTCGAGGCCGCGATCACGGACCGCACCGCGGCGATCATGCCCGTGCACCTGTACGGCCACCCCGCGGACGTCACGGCGCTCGGCGCCCTCGCGCAGGCTCACGGGCTGCAGCTGTTCGAGGACGCCGCGCAGGCGCACGGCGCGACGTGGCAGGGCGAGCCCGTCGGATCGTTCGGCACGTTCGCGATGTTCTCCCTGTACCCGACCAAGAACATGACGTCCGGCGAGGGCGGCATGGTCTCGTGCGCGACCCCCGAGGTCGTCCGCCAGGTCCAGCTCCTGCGCAACCAGGGCATGGAGCGCCGGTACGAGAACGAGGTCGTCGGGTTCAACGCGCGCATGACCGACGTGCACGCCGCGATCGGCCGCGTGCAGCTCGGCAAGCTGCCCGCGTGGACCGCGCAGCGCCAGGCGAACGCCACGTTCCTGTCCGAGAACCTCGAGGGCATCGGCGTCCCGCACGTGGCCCCGGGCGCGACGCACGTGTGGCACCAGTACACGATCCGCGTGCCGCAGGACCGCGACGGGTTCGCCAAGGCGCTGCTCGCCGAGCACGGCGTCGGCTCGGGCGTCTACTACCCGATCCCGAACCACCAGCTCCCCTCGTTCGGCCTCGAGTTCGACCTTCCGGTGACGCGCGAGGCGTGCGAGCAGGTCCTGTCCCTGCCGGTGCACCCCGCCCTGAGCACCGACGACCTCGAGCGCGTCGTCGCGGGCGTCAACGCGGTCGCGAAGGCGGGTGCGTGA
- a CDS encoding Gfo/Idh/MocA family protein, which translates to MANLRAGLIGLGMMGRHHARVLRSLDGVDLVAVADPSGDRHGVAGGLPVGRSVEDLIAAGVDYVTAAVPTTLHEQVAITLAEAGVHCLVEKPLAPDTESAQRVADAFASRGLVGAVGHIERYNPSLQHLRERLASGELGDVYQVVTRRQGPFPARIADVGVVKDLATHDIDLTAWVTQSRFVSVAAQTSLQSGREHEDLVAVVGTLADGTVTSHLVNWLSPFKERVTVVTGERGAFVADTLTADLTFYANGTVPTTWESIAKFRGVSEGDVVRYAIPKPEPLRTEHEAFRDAVLGKDVDIVTMQDGLATVRVAEAVLRSAATGTTQLLD; encoded by the coding sequence ATGGCGAACCTGCGCGCCGGGCTCATCGGCCTGGGGATGATGGGGCGCCACCACGCGCGCGTGCTGCGCTCGCTGGACGGCGTCGACCTGGTCGCGGTCGCGGACCCGAGCGGCGACCGGCACGGCGTCGCGGGCGGTCTGCCCGTGGGTCGCTCGGTCGAGGACCTCATCGCCGCGGGGGTGGACTACGTGACCGCGGCGGTCCCGACGACCCTGCACGAGCAGGTCGCGATCACGCTCGCCGAGGCGGGCGTGCACTGCCTCGTGGAGAAGCCGCTCGCCCCCGACACCGAGTCGGCGCAGCGCGTCGCGGACGCGTTCGCGTCGCGCGGGCTCGTCGGCGCGGTCGGGCACATCGAGCGCTACAACCCCTCCCTGCAGCACCTGCGTGAGCGGCTCGCCTCGGGCGAGCTCGGCGACGTGTACCAGGTGGTCACGCGCCGCCAGGGGCCGTTCCCGGCCCGCATCGCCGACGTGGGCGTGGTCAAGGACCTCGCGACGCACGACATCGACCTCACGGCGTGGGTCACGCAGTCGCGGTTCGTGTCCGTCGCGGCGCAGACCTCGCTCCAGAGCGGTCGCGAGCACGAGGACCTCGTCGCGGTCGTCGGCACGCTCGCCGACGGGACCGTCACGAGCCACCTCGTGAACTGGCTGTCGCCGTTCAAGGAGCGCGTCACGGTCGTGACCGGTGAGCGCGGTGCGTTCGTGGCCGACACGCTCACCGCCGACCTGACGTTCTACGCCAACGGCACGGTCCCGACGACGTGGGAGTCGATCGCCAAGTTCCGCGGCGTGAGCGAGGGCGACGTGGTCCGTTACGCCATCCCGAAGCCCGAGCCGCTGCGCACCGAGCACGAGGCGTTCCGCGACGCGGTGCTCGGCAAGGACGTGGACATCGTCACGATGCAGGACGGTCTGGCGACCGTACGCGTCGCGGAGGCCGTGCTGCGCTCGGCCGCGACGGGCACCACGCAGCTGCTCGACTGA
- a CDS encoding SpoIID/LytB domain-containing protein has product MSARERRVRRGLVAALVTGVLVGASAPGAWADDDGLERPGVLGGTADTAVAAATAAPLAGDRAAAAGDLTIDGRGFGHGIGLSQYGAKGQAEAGRAASTILAFYYRGTSSKTLSDSRSLKVWLRNDTDRLLTVVAEKGMTIAGSNPVKGRSNAATPLPETIVQNGKRLTVTFWQVRRSGSSWAVQAKANGTWYPYSSTRVRTTLAGASKVTLRTGDNTVRNVNGSKAREYRGSLSTNLTGSGASSVQITASTSYTSYLISVVPSEMPSYWHQQALRAQAVAARTYAAYEAASGYRPWWYDTCDTTACQVFQGLAEYDLKGTRLATFTASSTTTAVKATAGQIRTYDGKPAFTQFSASNGGYSVKGSQPYLKANADTYDAYPAWQVTVSRATAESVFGVGRVTQVTVTRDGKGAHGGRATSVTVTGTGGSKTLTGDAFRSALGLRSTLFTVKVAS; this is encoded by the coding sequence ATGAGCGCGCGCGAGCGCCGGGTGCGCCGTGGCCTGGTGGCGGCGCTCGTCACGGGCGTGCTCGTCGGCGCGTCGGCGCCCGGCGCGTGGGCCGACGACGACGGCCTCGAGCGTCCGGGCGTGCTGGGCGGCACCGCGGACACCGCGGTCGCGGCCGCCACCGCCGCGCCGCTCGCGGGTGACCGGGCCGCCGCGGCGGGCGACCTCACGATCGACGGTCGCGGGTTCGGCCACGGCATCGGGCTCTCGCAGTACGGCGCGAAGGGTCAGGCCGAGGCCGGCCGCGCGGCCAGCACGATCCTCGCGTTCTACTACCGCGGGACGTCGTCGAAGACGCTCTCGGACTCGCGCTCGCTCAAGGTGTGGCTGCGCAACGACACCGACCGCCTGCTGACCGTCGTCGCCGAGAAGGGCATGACGATCGCGGGCAGCAACCCCGTGAAGGGACGGTCGAACGCCGCGACGCCGCTGCCCGAGACGATCGTGCAGAACGGCAAGCGCCTGACGGTGACGTTCTGGCAGGTGCGTCGCTCGGGCTCGTCGTGGGCCGTGCAGGCCAAGGCGAACGGCACCTGGTACCCCTACTCGAGCACGCGGGTGCGCACCACGCTCGCCGGGGCGTCGAAGGTGACGCTGCGGACCGGGGACAACACCGTGCGCAACGTCAACGGCTCCAAGGCGCGCGAGTACCGGGGCAGCCTCTCGACGAACCTCACCGGGTCGGGCGCGAGCTCGGTGCAGATCACCGCGAGCACCAGCTACACGTCGTACCTCATCTCGGTCGTCCCGTCCGAGATGCCGTCGTACTGGCACCAGCAGGCGCTGCGCGCGCAGGCCGTCGCGGCGCGGACGTACGCCGCGTACGAGGCCGCGAGCGGGTACCGCCCCTGGTGGTACGACACGTGCGACACCACCGCGTGCCAGGTCTTCCAGGGGCTCGCGGAGTACGACCTCAAGGGCACCAGGCTCGCGACGTTCACCGCGTCGAGCACCACGACCGCCGTCAAGGCGACCGCCGGCCAGATCCGCACCTATGACGGCAAGCCCGCGTTCACGCAGTTCAGTGCGTCGAACGGCGGCTACAGCGTCAAGGGCTCGCAGCCGTACCTGAAGGCGAACGCGGACACGTACGACGCGTACCCCGCGTGGCAGGTGACGGTCAGCCGCGCGACGGCCGAGAGCGTCTTCGGCGTCGGGCGGGTCACGCAGGTCACCGTCACGCGCGACGGCAAGGGCGCGCACGGGGGCCGCGCGACGAGCGTGACGGTCACGGGCACCGGCGGGAGCAAGACGCTCACGGGCGACGCGTTCCGCAGCGCGCTCGGCCTGCGCTCGACGCTGTTCACCGTCAAGGTCGCGTCGTAG
- the wecB gene encoding non-hydrolyzing UDP-N-acetylglucosamine 2-epimerase, whose protein sequence is MKVLSVVGARPQFVKLAPIAEALGRAGAEHVIVHTGQHYDPGMSDVFFADLRIPAPDVHLAVGSGSHGAQTGAMLGPLEQVMQAHRPDWVLVYGDTNSTLAAAVAAVKIHLPLAHLEAGLRSFNRRMPEEHNRVLTDHAADLLLAPTQVAMDHLAHEGLAPRSVLVGDVMTDVCFRVRDAVAASGTRPAGVPDGDYLVATIHRAENTDDPARLRAIVEALAALPVPLVLLAHPRLRARCAEHGIDLEQGSVVVADPLPYPEMVAAVLGSVGVVTDSGGLQKEAFLLGRACTTLRTETEWVETLEGGWNVLLPDEADLARLSQVALRGPGALPQATPYGSGDAADRVVRVLQDALAARS, encoded by the coding sequence TTGAAGGTCCTGAGCGTCGTCGGCGCTCGCCCGCAGTTCGTCAAGCTCGCCCCGATCGCCGAGGCCCTGGGCCGCGCGGGTGCGGAGCACGTCATCGTGCACACCGGTCAGCACTACGACCCGGGGATGTCGGACGTGTTCTTCGCCGACCTGCGCATCCCCGCGCCCGACGTGCACCTCGCGGTCGGGTCCGGCTCGCACGGCGCACAGACGGGCGCGATGCTCGGTCCGCTCGAGCAGGTCATGCAGGCCCACCGGCCCGACTGGGTGCTGGTCTACGGCGACACGAACTCCACGCTCGCGGCCGCGGTCGCCGCGGTGAAGATCCACCTGCCGCTCGCGCACCTCGAGGCCGGGCTGCGCTCGTTCAACCGGCGCATGCCCGAGGAGCACAACCGCGTGCTCACCGACCACGCCGCGGACCTGCTGCTCGCACCCACCCAGGTCGCGATGGACCACCTCGCGCACGAGGGTCTCGCGCCGCGGTCGGTGCTCGTCGGCGACGTCATGACCGACGTGTGCTTCCGCGTGCGCGACGCGGTCGCCGCATCCGGGACGCGTCCGGCGGGCGTGCCCGACGGCGACTACCTCGTCGCGACGATCCACCGCGCGGAGAACACCGACGACCCGGCGCGCCTGCGCGCGATCGTCGAGGCGCTCGCCGCGCTCCCGGTGCCGCTCGTGCTGCTCGCGCACCCGCGCCTGCGCGCGCGCTGCGCCGAGCACGGCATCGACCTCGAGCAGGGGTCGGTCGTCGTCGCGGACCCGCTGCCCTACCCCGAGATGGTCGCGGCCGTGCTCGGCTCGGTGGGCGTGGTCACGGACTCGGGAGGTCTGCAGAAGGAGGCCTTCCTCCTGGGGCGCGCGTGCACGACACTGCGTACCGAGACGGAGTGGGTGGAGACGCTCGAAGGGGGATGGAACGTGCTGCTTCCGGACGAGGCGGACCTCGCGCGGCTCTCCCAGGTCGCGCTGCGCGGGCCCGGTGCGCTGCCGCAGGCCACGCCGTACGGGTCGGGCGACGCCGCCGACCGCGTGGTGCGGGTCCTGCAGGACGCGCTGGCGGCCCGGTCATGA